From one Euzebya sp. genomic stretch:
- the recO gene encoding DNA repair protein RecO, whose protein sequence is MAHYLSDGIVLRTYKLGETDRILHVLDPNRGKVRCVAKGVRKPGSRFGGRLEPYGHVHLQLYEGRSLDTITAAELIEAHEGVRADWVASACAATMAEACDHLAQEGERATAMFLLLKDALGVLAAGPERPAAVLDAFLMRLAVLEGFRPSLDACTTCGSTDDIASFAVGSGGVLCSRDTPAGLQRLAPDVHAGLRLVTEGSWAEVARGTEPLPRSVGALVRAYLTYHLATDLRAWAAVPRGAGT, encoded by the coding sequence GTGGCCCACTACCTGTCCGACGGGATCGTGCTGCGCACCTACAAGCTGGGTGAGACCGACCGGATCCTGCACGTCCTCGACCCCAACCGCGGCAAGGTCCGCTGCGTCGCGAAGGGGGTCCGCAAGCCCGGGTCGCGCTTCGGCGGGCGCCTCGAGCCCTACGGCCACGTGCACCTCCAGCTCTACGAGGGCCGGTCCCTCGACACCATCACCGCCGCGGAGCTGATCGAGGCGCACGAGGGGGTCCGGGCGGACTGGGTCGCCTCCGCCTGCGCGGCCACGATGGCCGAGGCGTGCGACCACCTCGCGCAGGAGGGGGAGCGGGCGACGGCGATGTTCCTCCTGCTCAAGGACGCCCTCGGCGTGCTGGCCGCGGGACCGGAACGGCCCGCCGCCGTCCTCGACGCCTTCCTCATGCGCCTGGCGGTCCTCGAGGGCTTCCGCCCCTCCCTCGACGCCTGCACCACCTGCGGGTCGACCGACGACATCGCGTCCTTCGCGGTCGGCTCCGGCGGGGTGCTGTGCAGCCGGGACACCCCCGCGGGTCTGCAGCGCCTGGCCCCCGACGTCCACGCCGGGTTGCGGCTGGTCACCGAGGGCAGCTGGGCCGAGGTCGCGCGCGGCACCGAGCCGCTGCCGCGCAGCGTCGGCGCCCTCGTCCGGGCGTACCTGACCTACCACCTCGCCACCGACCTGAGGGCCTGGGCCGCGGTGCCGCGAGGTGCCGGGACATGA
- the uppS gene encoding polyprenyl diphosphate synthase — translation MTGAAIPDPAIPDPTAPDPSVLAERGVPAHVGVIMDGNGRWAKQRGLPRTEGHTKGEEALFDAVEGALEVGLRWLTVYAFSTENWRRPQPEVRFIMWFNRDLLTRRADELHERGVRVRFIGRKVAPIPRSLLRIMDRTEQLTAQNTRMTLQIAFNYGGRAELVDAARALAADVAAGRVDPDDVDEAALGARLYGPDAPDVDLMVRTSGERRLSNFLLWEAAYAELVFDPVLWPDFRRTHLFAAIDEFQRRTRRFGAV, via the coding sequence ATGACCGGGGCGGCGATCCCGGATCCGGCGATCCCGGATCCGACGGCCCCGGATCCGTCGGTCCTGGCCGAGCGCGGCGTCCCCGCGCACGTCGGTGTGATCATGGACGGCAACGGCCGCTGGGCGAAGCAGCGCGGCCTGCCTCGCACCGAAGGCCACACCAAGGGGGAGGAGGCGCTGTTCGACGCCGTCGAGGGCGCCCTCGAGGTCGGGTTGCGCTGGCTGACGGTGTACGCGTTCTCGACGGAGAACTGGCGGCGCCCCCAGCCCGAGGTCCGGTTCATCATGTGGTTCAACCGGGACCTGCTGACCCGGCGGGCCGACGAGCTGCACGAGCGCGGCGTGCGGGTGCGCTTCATCGGCCGGAAGGTCGCGCCGATCCCCAGGAGCCTCCTGCGGATCATGGACCGGACCGAGCAGCTGACGGCGCAGAACACCCGCATGACCCTGCAGATCGCGTTCAACTACGGCGGGCGGGCCGAGCTGGTCGACGCCGCACGGGCCCTGGCCGCCGACGTGGCGGCCGGCCGGGTCGACCCCGACGACGTCGACGAGGCCGCCCTCGGGGCGCGCCTCTACGGACCGGACGCCCCCGACGTCGACCTGATGGTCCGCACGTCCGGTGAGCGCCGCCTCAGCAACTTCCTCCTGTGGGAGGCCGCCTACGCCGAGCTGGTCTTCGACCCGGTGCTGTGGCCGGACTTCCGGCGGACGCACCTGTTCGCCGCGATCGACGAGTTCCAACGGCGCACCCGCCGCTTCGGCGCCGTCTGA
- a CDS encoding fused MFS/spermidine synthase: MPPLIASALVFTTSAAVLVLEIVAGRLLAPYVGVTLETFTGIIGVVLAGIAFGTWYGGRLADRVNPRKLLGPTMVLGGALAVASLPLIRLVGSAGLGAGPIAIVVLTAIGFFLPSAVLSAVTPMVVKIQLSSLDETGSVVGWLSALGTAGGLFGTFAAGFLFVAALPSPAIIYGVGGLMIVAGIVAWLWFPRTPDSRSVVAAAVVLALATGALGAVLPGRCELESAYFCARVEVDPDRPSGRLLILDTLRHSYVDLEDPTHLEFTYAQALSDVLEAVAPAGAPLDVLHIGGGGFSLPQYLEATRPGTYSKVLELDPALVDLAVDELGLELSDDLEVRTGDARIAVADEPDGAYDLVIGDAFGGQAVPWHLTTRELVADVRRVMVDDGVYAINLIDYGDLGFARAEAATLRDVFAHVAVIAPPERISGQEGGNFVMVGSDAPIPAEDIRSRAVERGDDDVVITAPDEVAAFIDGAEVLTDDHAPVDQLLTPLT; this comes from the coding sequence ATGCCGCCCCTGATCGCCAGCGCCCTGGTCTTCACCACGTCCGCCGCCGTCCTGGTCCTCGAGATCGTCGCCGGGCGCCTGCTGGCCCCCTACGTCGGCGTGACCCTCGAGACCTTCACCGGGATCATCGGCGTGGTCCTGGCCGGCATCGCGTTCGGCACCTGGTACGGCGGCCGGCTGGCCGACCGGGTGAACCCGCGGAAGCTGCTCGGACCGACGATGGTGCTCGGCGGGGCGCTCGCCGTCGCGTCCCTCCCCCTCATCCGGCTGGTCGGCTCCGCCGGGCTCGGGGCGGGGCCGATCGCCATCGTCGTGTTGACCGCCATCGGGTTCTTCCTGCCCTCCGCGGTGCTGTCCGCCGTGACGCCCATGGTCGTGAAGATCCAGCTCTCGAGCCTGGACGAGACGGGGTCGGTCGTCGGTTGGCTGTCCGCCCTCGGCACCGCGGGCGGGCTCTTCGGCACCTTCGCCGCGGGCTTCCTCTTCGTCGCGGCGCTGCCGTCGCCGGCGATCATCTACGGGGTCGGCGGGCTCATGATCGTCGCCGGCATCGTCGCGTGGCTCTGGTTCCCGCGGACGCCGGACAGCCGGTCGGTGGTCGCCGCCGCCGTGGTCCTGGCCCTGGCGACGGGAGCGCTCGGAGCGGTGTTGCCGGGCCGGTGCGAGCTCGAGAGCGCGTACTTCTGCGCCCGTGTCGAGGTCGATCCGGACCGGCCGTCAGGGCGGCTCCTGATCCTCGACACGCTGCGGCACTCCTACGTGGACCTCGAGGACCCCACGCACCTCGAGTTCACCTACGCCCAGGCGCTGTCGGACGTGCTCGAGGCCGTCGCGCCGGCGGGTGCGCCGCTCGACGTGCTGCACATCGGCGGCGGCGGGTTCAGCCTGCCGCAGTACCTGGAGGCGACCCGGCCGGGGACGTACTCGAAGGTGCTCGAGCTCGACCCCGCCCTCGTCGACCTCGCCGTCGACGAGCTGGGCCTCGAGCTGTCCGATGACCTCGAGGTCCGGACCGGCGACGCCCGCATCGCGGTGGCCGACGAGCCCGACGGCGCCTACGACCTCGTGATCGGCGACGCCTTCGGCGGGCAGGCGGTGCCCTGGCACCTGACCACCCGCGAGCTGGTCGCCGACGTCCGACGGGTGATGGTCGACGACGGCGTCTACGCCATCAACCTGATCGACTACGGGGACCTCGGGTTCGCCCGGGCGGAGGCGGCGACGTTGCGGGACGTGTTCGCGCACGTGGCGGTGATCGCGCCGCCCGAGCGGATCAGCGGCCAGGAGGGCGGGAACTTCGTGATGGTGGGCTCGGACGCCCCGATCCCGGCCGAGGACATCCGGTCCCGCGCCGTCGAGCGCGGCGACGACGACGTCGTGATCACCGCTCCAGACGAGGTCGCGGCGTTCATCGACGGCGCCGAGGTGCTGACCGACGACCACGCCCCGGTCGACCAGCTGCTGACGCCGCTGACGTAG
- a CDS encoding putative bifunctional diguanylate cyclase/phosphodiesterase: MTGPTPDGTADADRRSRLPLRLAVAVGVLLVVCGLGSLAITAVTTGTTAGEWWLRAGFAIALAGAGTLAAYLATRPAAERIRRLSVQAAGADARLRAGFQGSPAAMAITDADGTIVEANDAYAALVGVEDTALVVGARWLDHIHPDDQPRCQAALTASGPVEPETVRYVRVTGEVAHVMQTWVAVTGDGGQRLCFLQGTDVSEARRATETLQRLAFTDLLTGLPNRAALEERLAEIAERVDPTRMAGMAVLDLDRFKLINDSLGHHEGDRVLRAVGKRLRGAVPDGALVSRTGGDEFAVVVPDIPDREALGVLAERLIAVLEEPIARGGRRFYVSASIGLAVAEVPHAVDSLGAHADAAAYAAKASGRRRWMMFDATMAQAANERLELENDLRDALGTGQLEVHYQPIVDSGARRLSGLEALVRWRHPRRGLLGPDAFIGLAEDTGLIGLLGGEVLDTALADLTRLAEIDSVEHGWTVSVNVSVAQLRHPEFVAEVDQRLRRQGVEPGRLVLEVTESMLVEDDVIGRLQDLRHLGVQIALDDFGTGYTGVAYLSRVGVDVLKVDREIVRRAHDPRGYAVLRAISQLGRALGMRVVAEGIEDERDAGVAAESGCDRLQGFAIARPVPVADVATRILPELAPPR; the protein is encoded by the coding sequence ATGACCGGACCGACGCCCGACGGGACCGCCGACGCGGACCGTCGCTCCCGCCTGCCCCTCCGACTCGCCGTCGCCGTCGGCGTCCTCCTCGTCGTCTGCGGCCTCGGCAGCCTGGCCATCACCGCGGTCACGACCGGGACGACCGCGGGGGAGTGGTGGCTGCGCGCCGGGTTCGCGATCGCGCTGGCCGGCGCCGGGACCCTCGCGGCCTACCTGGCGACCCGCCCGGCCGCGGAGCGGATCCGTCGCCTGTCGGTCCAGGCCGCCGGGGCCGACGCGCGCCTGCGCGCCGGCTTCCAGGGCAGTCCCGCGGCGATGGCGATCACCGACGCGGACGGGACCATCGTCGAGGCCAACGACGCCTACGCCGCCCTCGTCGGGGTCGAGGACACCGCGCTGGTGGTCGGGGCGCGTTGGCTCGACCACATCCACCCCGACGACCAGCCGCGCTGCCAGGCCGCCCTCACCGCGTCGGGGCCGGTCGAGCCCGAGACGGTGCGCTACGTGCGGGTCACCGGTGAGGTGGCCCACGTCATGCAGACGTGGGTGGCGGTGACCGGCGACGGTGGGCAGCGGCTGTGCTTCCTGCAGGGCACCGACGTCTCCGAGGCCCGGCGGGCCACCGAGACCCTCCAGCGCCTGGCGTTCACCGACCTGCTGACCGGGTTGCCGAACCGAGCGGCGCTCGAGGAGCGGCTGGCGGAGATCGCCGAGCGCGTGGATCCGACCCGGATGGCGGGCATGGCGGTCCTCGACCTCGACCGGTTCAAGCTGATCAACGACAGCCTCGGCCACCACGAGGGCGACCGGGTCCTGCGAGCGGTCGGCAAGCGGTTGCGCGGGGCGGTGCCCGACGGCGCGCTCGTGTCGCGCACCGGCGGGGACGAGTTCGCCGTCGTGGTGCCCGACATCCCGGACCGCGAAGCCCTCGGCGTGCTGGCCGAGCGTCTGATCGCCGTGCTGGAGGAGCCCATCGCGAGGGGCGGTCGCCGGTTCTACGTCAGCGCCAGCATCGGCCTCGCCGTCGCGGAGGTGCCCCACGCCGTCGACTCCCTGGGCGCCCACGCCGACGCCGCCGCCTACGCGGCCAAGGCCAGCGGCCGGCGGCGCTGGATGATGTTCGACGCGACCATGGCGCAGGCGGCCAACGAGCGGCTCGAGCTCGAGAACGACCTCCGCGACGCCCTCGGGACCGGTCAGCTCGAGGTGCACTACCAGCCGATCGTGGACAGCGGCGCGCGGCGCCTGTCCGGTCTGGAGGCCCTCGTCCGCTGGCGCCACCCCCGCCGCGGCCTGCTCGGACCCGACGCGTTCATCGGGCTGGCCGAGGACACCGGTCTGATCGGGCTGCTCGGCGGCGAGGTCCTCGACACCGCGCTGGCCGACCTGACGCGGCTGGCCGAGATCGACTCCGTCGAGCACGGCTGGACGGTCTCGGTGAACGTCAGCGTCGCCCAGCTGCGCCACCCCGAGTTCGTCGCCGAGGTCGACCAGCGCCTCCGCCGCCAGGGCGTCGAGCCCGGGCGGCTCGTCCTCGAGGTGACCGAGTCGATGCTGGTCGAGGACGACGTGATCGGGCGCCTCCAGGACCTGCGCCACCTCGGGGTCCAGATCGCCCTCGACGACTTCGGGACCGGGTACACGGGTGTCGCCTACCTCTCACGGGTCGGCGTCGACGTCCTGAAGGTGGACCGCGAGATCGTCCGGCGCGCCCACGACCCGCGCGGCTACGCGGTCCTCCGGGCGATCAGCCAGCTCGGCCGGGCGCTCGGCATGCGGGTCGTCGCCGAGGGGATCGAGGACGAGCGCGACGCCGGCGTGGCCGCCGAGTCCGGGTGCGACCGGCTCCAGGGCTTCGCGATCGCCCGGCCCGTGCCCGTGGCGGACGTGGCGACCCGGATCCTCCCGGAGCTCGCACCGCCCCGCTGA
- the deoC gene encoding deoxyribose-phosphate aldolase has product MRTDVTTRPPGLEDMPGPGASDATLTRFLHGLPGVDQVGAEGRAAQLATRSIKDGSKDWALDTIVRMTDLTTLEGADTPGKVRALARKGITPDPDDPTCPPVAAICVYPDMVADVAAVTAGTGVAVAAVATAFPAGRAALDVKLSDTRQAVADGADEIDMVIDRGAFLSGRYAKVLDEVVAVKEACGPSAHLKVILETGELATLDNVRRASVLAMIGGADFIKTSTGKVNPASTRPVTLVMLQAVVDFHAATGRAVGVKSAGGIRTSKDAIRYLVMVNETAGEGWLTPDRFRFGASSLLNDVLLQRRRRRSGVYEGPDYVTID; this is encoded by the coding sequence ATGCGCACCGATGTCACGACCCGACCGCCCGGCCTGGAGGACATGCCCGGCCCGGGGGCGAGCGATGCCACCCTGACCCGCTTCCTCCACGGCCTCCCCGGCGTCGACCAGGTCGGTGCCGAGGGCCGCGCCGCCCAGCTCGCGACCCGGTCCATCAAGGACGGGTCGAAGGACTGGGCCCTCGACACGATCGTCCGGATGACGGACCTCACGACCCTCGAGGGCGCCGACACCCCCGGCAAGGTCCGCGCCCTCGCGCGGAAGGGCATCACGCCCGACCCCGACGACCCGACCTGCCCGCCGGTCGCCGCGATCTGCGTCTACCCGGACATGGTCGCCGACGTCGCGGCGGTCACCGCCGGCACCGGCGTCGCGGTCGCCGCAGTCGCCACCGCGTTCCCGGCGGGCCGGGCGGCGCTCGACGTGAAGCTGTCCGACACCCGCCAGGCGGTCGCCGACGGCGCCGACGAGATCGACATGGTCATCGACCGCGGGGCGTTCCTGTCAGGCCGGTACGCGAAGGTCCTCGACGAGGTCGTCGCGGTGAAGGAGGCATGCGGCCCCTCCGCCCACCTCAAGGTCATCCTCGAGACCGGCGAGCTCGCGACCCTCGACAACGTCCGCCGGGCCAGCGTCCTCGCCATGATCGGCGGGGCGGACTTCATCAAGACCTCCACCGGCAAGGTGAACCCCGCGTCGACGCGACCGGTCACGTTGGTCATGCTGCAGGCCGTCGTCGACTTCCACGCGGCCACCGGGCGGGCGGTCGGCGTCAAGTCCGCCGGCGGCATCCGCACCTCGAAGGACGCGATCCGGTACCTCGTCATGGTCAACGAGACCGCGGGGGAGGGGTGGCTCACGCCCGACCGGTTCCGCTTCGGCGCCTCGAGCCTCCTCAACGACGTCCTGCTGCAGCGCCGCCGTCGCCGCTCCGGCGTCTACGAGGGTCCCGACTACGTCACCATCGACTGA
- a CDS encoding aldehyde dehydrogenase family protein — MPAFDYAPAPQAADVVQIRSSYGLFIDGEFTEATGGARKTVNPATEEVLAEVGDASPADVDRAVAAARRAQQRVWGPMPGAERAKYLYRIARLIAERSRELAVLETLDNGKPIRESRDSDLPTVAAHVFYYAGWADKLGYAGYGPDPKPLGVAGQIIPWNFPLLMAAWKIAPALATGNTVVLKPAETTPLTALHLAEILQQADLPPGVVNIVTGAGETGAALVDADVDKIAFTGSTEVGKAIQRQVAGSGKALTLELGGKAANIVFDDAPLDQAVEGIVNGIFFNQGHVCCAGSRLLVQETVADALLERLKARMATMRLGDPLDKNTDIGAVNSAEQLERITTLAAAGDAEGAERWSPACDLPDRGFWFPPTVFSGASQAMRIAREEIFGPVLTTLTFRTPDEAVAKANNTPYGLSAGVWTEKGSRILWMAQRLRAGVVWSNTFNRFDPTSPFGGYKESGFGREGGRQGLAPYLRGAH; from the coding sequence ATGCCCGCCTTCGACTACGCCCCCGCGCCGCAGGCCGCCGACGTCGTGCAGATCAGGTCGTCCTACGGCCTGTTCATCGACGGCGAGTTCACCGAGGCCACCGGAGGCGCCCGGAAGACCGTCAACCCAGCCACCGAGGAGGTGCTCGCCGAGGTCGGCGACGCGTCCCCGGCTGACGTCGATCGTGCCGTCGCCGCGGCGCGACGCGCCCAGCAGCGGGTGTGGGGGCCGATGCCCGGTGCCGAGCGGGCCAAGTACCTGTACCGGATCGCCCGGCTGATCGCCGAGCGCAGCCGCGAGCTGGCCGTGCTCGAGACCCTCGACAACGGCAAGCCGATCCGCGAGTCGCGGGACTCCGACCTGCCCACGGTCGCCGCGCACGTCTTCTACTACGCCGGCTGGGCCGACAAGCTCGGCTACGCCGGCTACGGCCCCGACCCGAAGCCCCTCGGCGTCGCCGGCCAGATCATCCCCTGGAACTTCCCGCTGCTCATGGCCGCGTGGAAGATCGCCCCGGCTCTCGCCACCGGCAACACCGTCGTCCTCAAGCCCGCCGAGACGACCCCGCTGACCGCTCTCCACCTGGCCGAGATCCTGCAGCAGGCCGACCTGCCGCCGGGCGTGGTGAACATCGTCACCGGGGCCGGCGAGACCGGCGCCGCGCTGGTGGACGCCGACGTCGACAAGATCGCCTTCACCGGCTCGACCGAGGTCGGCAAGGCGATCCAGCGCCAGGTCGCCGGCAGCGGCAAGGCCCTCACCCTCGAGCTCGGCGGCAAGGCGGCCAACATCGTCTTCGACGACGCCCCCCTCGACCAGGCGGTGGAGGGGATCGTCAACGGCATCTTCTTCAACCAGGGCCACGTGTGCTGCGCCGGCAGCCGCCTGCTCGTCCAGGAGACCGTCGCCGACGCGCTGCTCGAGCGGCTGAAGGCCCGCATGGCGACGATGCGCCTGGGGGACCCGCTCGACAAGAACACCGACATCGGGGCGGTGAACTCCGCGGAGCAGCTCGAGCGGATCACCACCCTGGCCGCCGCCGGCGACGCCGAGGGGGCCGAGCGCTGGTCACCCGCCTGCGACCTGCCCGACCGCGGGTTCTGGTTCCCGCCGACGGTCTTCTCCGGCGCCAGCCAGGCCATGCGGATCGCCCGGGAGGAGATCTTCGGGCCGGTCCTGACCACCCTCACCTTCCGGACCCCCGACGAGGCGGTCGCCAAGGCCAACAACACGCCCTACGGCCTGTCCGCCGGCGTGTGGACCGAGAAGGGCAGCCGGATCCTGTGGATGGCCCAGCGCCTCCGCGCCGGCGTCGTGTGGTCCAACACCTTCAACCGGTTCGACCCGACCAGCCCCTTCGGCGGCTACAAGGAGTCCGGCTTCGGGCGTGAGGGCGGCCGCCAGGGGCTCGCCCCCTACCTGCGAGGAGCGCACTGA